Part of the Vigna unguiculata cultivar IT97K-499-35 chromosome 3, ASM411807v1, whole genome shotgun sequence genome, tatatatagaaaatatttatcaaattagataataatattttttgtaaaagaaatatgggtaatatcaaatttaaagtaataaatatgtaattatatattatatatatatgcaaaaaaattaaattacttcaaacactttttatttattcaatatttattacTGATTAAAAAGCAAAACTAGGCAtatagtttttcaatttttacaaCGGCAGCGTCTTTTTTTCCTACCCAATTGCGTACAGACATTTCCTTTTGTCTAACAAGTAGGTCTTGGTAggtatataaaagaaatagaaataaaaataagaagtagaaaatgtatgaaaaaaaaaagtgacagTAAAAAGTAATTGATccaagagaaataaaatatatatatatatacatagataaataaaaaatatataaaaatgatacaGTAATTTCTATTTGAAATCTTCTCCCATTCTAACCTTTTCTTCCTATCATGCACACTGTAATGCTTGAGGGTATGTTTGTGTCCCTAACTAGTAGGGTTCTTAATGGATGTACTGTTGTTCTTTTTGACCTTTGACATTgctttagttatatatatatatatgatgtgaaTGAATGAGCTATGGATAGTAGCTGTGTGTGTGCTGAGCTAACTGAGACAAAGGTTAGTACAAGGCTATATATCTGGTGGAATATGTATGTGTATGTTTAAGCAATGATACTTTTTTTAGCCTCCAAAGCTGCTAAAAAGAAGACACCTCAATTCCTTTTTCAGACATGCATGGATTCAAATTAATGTAAGCAGATCTTAAACACTGTCGCCTTATGATTCGTGAGTCCTGTGTAGTTATACCCATCATTGTCATCATCACCCCAAATTATCAAAACTTTGTCCTCCATCTGCATCACACATATAACATCGTGGACTATTTACTGCCACATATACATCATCTTTCACCTTCAAATGCCATATCGTAAGTACCACTCTCAATTCTCTCCAAATTGTGTCACATGCATGAACTTTCCACTTAAATGTCAtgctttcaaaaaaaaatatcacaattTACTTAATTCTTagttacaatttaaataaagattCACCACcaacatatataattaacaatttactaaaataatatttatgtttaatatttctTCATAACTAAAACAAATTCGTACAAGGCATCATTGAAAGGAAAGGATAAAATCAAACCCTGTCTTCTTTTTTAAGCAAGTAAACATgtattgaatatttcaaaaaacCGATTAAAAATAAGTTCAACGTTTGGAATTTATATTATTCtcaacaaaaattttaagacaataagTTTATGGTCTTTATTCATTCCTAtatgatgtttaatttttttcatttgtactTTATTTATATCTGAACTCACTAAGGCAGATCTTAGTTGATCCAGACCATGTCccccaaaaaaattattttttttaaattatatgcaatatattttatttatgaaaattaaattatatatttttatttcttttataaattataatatttaatgttaataaataataaaatataaaattaagcaataaagaataaacatatttattaaaatattttgtatgttcTCTCTTATTATGATCTCATCATATATTGTATTTATCTCCTACTCTCGTATGTTTTtttgattatgaaaaaaaaaatttagacaaATACAAACTCATCTTTTGTATTATGATTTCTCATATGTTATAATACAAAATGTAACTCTCTTTTGTCTATTGATAcggaaatattagtttaataaatagtatttttttatctcataatttttttatatgattatcatagatttttcttttaacaattaCATATCtcaattttgtattaaattttgataaattattttttatttattttaaatatgtatatagatgaacaataaaataatagattattgTTTAGGAATGATAAGAGAATATACTCGTAGAGAAAAAAACAAGATGAATTTTACTTCACATGATTTTAATTCTTCACAttctttaaaagataatacTAAGAATTCAATTTTGAATTAGGGAAAACCTTCtctataattcaaataattatagttataaaataagagTTTCATATTAACCCTTTGAgagatatatgaattttaattttgaattagagaaaatcttttctaaaattcaaAGAATTATAGTTGTAAAAGAGGAGTTTCGTATAAACTATTTAGgagatatatgaattttaaatatattattttagtccCTCCAAATTTTAGAACCAAGATCCGTCATTGTcaacttatatataaaaattgtccaAAAAAGAAACTATTAATACATAACTGGTAACAAGAATGAATAGAGACTTTGGGCAACAATTTTTCAAAGCCATCAAATTTATTAGTCAATAAATCACAATTTTCATttattgacaaatatttttattgataatcaTAGTTACCAACAATCTTATTTTGTTGGTAAATCCTTGACACTTTCAACAACAACATTTTGTCCAATTTGATGaagtttatctttttatatattgggCGATGGtcgagaaaaataaattgagaggAAGAGGAGAGGAGTGACACACGTATAAGTAACGCGTGTCGGTGACATTGATGATTGTTAATGATACGTAGATGGAGCACATACATTGACAATGATGACAGCGGTCGGATGTAGAGAAAGTgaaggtggaagaagaagaagaagagaaaaataagagagAATGACAAATAGGAAGAGGACGAGACCCAAAGGTTAAAAATGACCTATAGTGGAGATGGTAGCATGGTAGCTGGTTGACAACAAGGAGATAAAAGACTATAAATaataaaggaaaaacaagataaaatttgTATCCATCAATAAAGTTTAacttgatatatttttgttagtgaGTAATTCATCCATAGACACAATttaccaataaatttttattactacTAATGGTAGCTATAAATGTATGTTtgatcatatttatattttttatgtaaaaatatttatgattattgttttatttaatatttaactaatgaaaaatttgtgttttattttcattttcataaaataacatattattagGATGAATGAATTGACTAAAAATatgaacaattataaaatataaaaacacatgaaaagtaaataaaatttgggaAAAAATGTACGTACCAAATAGATATTATGGTAGATAATTCACATAAACCTTTCAAAGTGaatgatttattaaaatgactataaTGGGAGAAGTTTATCTCAATATGTGTTTGAGGAAATGTGAATGCAAGAatcaagaaaagaagaaaacaattattaaaagagtaaatCCATTAAAAGAACGTTGTTTTTAAATACTAAGCAGTTTAAAGTCACTTTGTGACATGGAAATTTCACGTTTTTACATTCATATGTATTACTATTACTATCTTATGTATTTTATGAATGTAGATTatcaataacttttaatttacaaattcatcaacataataattaatcatattttgtttttaaatattttcttgtattgttttattatttataaaaaaattacaataaaatatcctaatattgttaaaaaatttatatcaaataattcaatttgatGTGAACTAACAAgaagtaaattataattacataaaaattaaaattaagatctCATATCTAATtgcataaatttatatttgtgcaaatttaaacaataataattatctgTCATCCTAattataaatcaataaacctacattaaacaaaaaataataataaggagACATGGGAAACGGAAAGACATTTATCCTGTGTTAAACGTACTCTTTGTACAACTTTTTATTAtagaaaagataattattttcaaaatgattgaaatcaaaatattttaaaaagatacatAAGTATtgcaaattataattattttagttcaaCCAGAATCCTTAATATTGTCACTTATTATTAAATCTCttatacttttaaaagaaaataaactaaagtCTGTATgtgcaaataaattttaatatttgaatgaagaataaaaaatgcCAAATCCTCctttctttataataaatttgatgtgATTTATACTCCATATCAAAatgaattgatatttttaatttgctaATATGGTGGGTTATAATGGATgataagttaatatttttttaaaacttattataatgaaaaaaatacaatctttatattgtattatttaaaaatataaaaaatttattattgttatttaaattatgatcatttataaattaatttcaaatataagctagtaatttattgaaaatattaattaattaattaaaaaattgacaaaaatatttacataatgtatttttataatatatatttttaaaattaaaagaaaaattcatctCTGACTGTCTTGAGTATAGGTGGATCAGAGAGAAGgcagaacaaataagatgaattAATTGACCATTTTATCATCTTTACTCTATATAATACCTGACTTCTTAATTTCAAAACAGAAGTGAGGTGAAAAACATTGGAATTTGTTTAAATAGACAATTAAGAAATAGActcatcaaaataaaaaattattttaaataaaaatactaaattttctaaaaaaaatgacaaattgaaaaatgtgaaaaacctCAAATATAGAGATATTTTGGACCGGGTTTAGTTACAGTTACCCAGGTTTGAAGTCACGGACTTCGTTTCCGCGACGGGCCTCTGAAAAGCCCGCGAGTATTTCCCGCCACCAACACCACAGAAAGTGGAAAACCTCCCACTTCCACCATATCACTCATATGTATGAACAAATGCAAGCCTTCTCACAGTTCGTACCACCATTTCATAAATCTCAGGCACATACAGTTTTGCTCTGAAACTAAACCCTACTTTCAGCAATGGCTGAAAATGTCGATCTAACCAATAAGCTCCCTGAGCTCAAATTAGgtaattatcatattttaaagaagagaaaattgataatatgttgacattatttatgtgttagtactttgttttgttattgttgGTTATTTGAAGTTTGCTAACGGTTttccttgttttcttttatggcTGTTATTAGATTCTAAGCAAGCACAAGGGTTTCTATCATTTTTCAAAACCCTACCTGATGTAAGTCTTATAATATTTATCCTTTCTTGTTTCGTATTGGAACGGACTTGGTTCTGTTGCGAGATTGTTGTTAGCATTACTTGCGtcattaattgttgtttttttgttttcgaCATTAAAGATACTACAAATTTAGCGCATGATTTATAGACTTCAGAAAGAGGCTAAAGATCAAGTACTTAGTTGTATACTTATTGTTGTTTACACTTTCTAAATTTAGTGAGCAGTATTTGGTGGTAACATGTTTAGACCCATCTATAAATGAAATTCTCTACACCAAGTCATCTATACATGAAATTGTATACTGGTGTCAATGCTTTCCTTACATATTGCTTAGTAGTGAAAATTTAACATTTGTTGATTTAAACCACTATTTTCTTGACATGTTTTTTTGGTTACTTTGTTGGTTTCCTCTTTATTAAAACAGGTTATATGGGTTCATATCCATGCAATCCATTTTTTGCCTCTTTAATTGATGCTGGTTTAATGGTTATGACACTTTGTAAATTGGTGTGGTTACttttccttttttacttttattcactattttcttttctgtaACAGGATCCAAGGGCTATACGACTTTTTGATCGTAGGGTAAGTTTATAGATGAAATTGGTCTTTTTCGATGTTTAGTTTTGAATTACTCTGTTCAATGGATGTCAAGTGGTTCAAATTCCGTACAGGCATGCCCCGTAGATATCTTGAGAAGTAGCTTATGATCTCTGAAATGTGACAATCTCTTTACTTTTCACATTTTGTCTTATATTATATAGGTTTCTTAAAGaggaataattttatataaaatgacTTTGTTCATCTCAGCAATATTTATTAGAATGTAATCCTGAAGTACTTTGTATAGAAATAGGGCCCAAAATTTAAGACTGACATAGTCCAGTTAATTGTTCTTTAATATGTGCTAGAACATAAAAATATCTTGGTTAGGTATTATTTGTGGATTGTGTAAAATAAAATGCTTAAAGCTCAGTAAACTGAAAGTACttctagaaaaaatattatccaATTGTTCTGGTTTACAAACCATCTTGCTGCAacttattttcatcttttgaagaGTTTCTtcgaaatttttattataaattttcacaatgtattattgttaaattgaattttcttatattatatcaACAAGTTTCTTTAGCTTTATTTCCTCCTTTTTATGCATTATGATGATCATAACTGGATTAAATGcccttttaaaattattcaggACTATTATACTGCCCATGGCGACAATGCAACTTTCATTGCAAAGACCTACTACCACACTACGACTGCCATGCGACAACTGGGCAATGGATCAAACGCTCTTTCCAGTGTTACTGTCAGCAGAAACATGTTTGAAACAATTGCTCGTGATCTCCTTTTGGATAGAACAGATCATTCTCTTGAGCTCTACGAAGGTAGTGGTTCTAATTGGAGACTGGTCAAAACTGGAACGCCTGGTAATATTGGTAGTTTTGAAGATGTTCTGTTTGCTAACAGTGAAATGCAAGATTCTCCTGTTATTGTTGCTTTGTCACTTAACTTCCGTGAAAATGGTTGCACCATTGGGTTAGGATTTGTTGATCTAACTAAGAGAGTGCTTGGGATGGCTGAATTCCTTGACAATCACTTCACAAATGTGGAATCAGCATTGGTTGCACTCGGCTGCAAAGAGTGTCTTCTGCCCATAGAGTCTGTCAAATCTACTGAATACAGAATGTTGTGTGATGTGTTGACTAAATGTGGTGTGATGTTAActgagaaaaagaaatatgaatttaaagCCAGAGATCTGGTGCAGGATCTTGGTAGGCTTGTTAAAGGTCCTATCGAACCAGTTCGAGATTTTGTGTCTGGATTTGAATATGCACCTGGTGCTCTGGGGGCATTACTATCTTATGCAGAGTTACTGGCAGATGAAAGCAATTATGAAAACTATACCCTTCGTAGGTACAATCTTGACAGCTACATGAGGTTAGATTCTGCAGCCATGAGAGCACTTAATGTCCTGGAAAGCAAAACTGATGCAAACAAAAATTTCAGTTTGTTTGGTCTCATGAATAGGACTTGTACTGCTGGAATGGGAAAACGGTTATTGCACATCTGGCTTAAACAGCCATTAGTAGATGTGGCAGAAATTAATTCTAGATTGGACATAGTACAAGCATTTGTAGAGGACACTGTGCTTCGCCAAGATCTGAGGCAGCATCTGAAAAGAATATCAGACATTGAGCGACTGGTGCACAATCTGCAGAAGCGACGAGCTGGTCTGCAACATATTGTTAAACTTTACCAGGTAGAGTCTTGTCTGTACTTACATTTAGGTTTTGATAAGGTATGGAATTTTACCTACGGTATGGCTATCTTACAATTGGACTTGTACTTATTTTGTGACTCAATATTTTTGGTTCTTagtttttgttaagtttattattatttttatcaattttgttgtCATTTAACTACATAGAAATTGCATCCACCTAACCATATTGTTGATCGCTGATAAAAGAACCATATTGCTGATTATATGTAACTGTTTACATGGCCAATGATACAGCATGCTGTTAACTCCACTACCATCTTTTGGTTGCAGTCTAGTATTCGACTACCTTTCATTAAAAGTGCTTTGGAAATATATGATGGGCAATTTTCCTCAGTGATGAGAAGTAGGTATTTGGAACCTCTTCATTTATGGACTGATGATGAGCACCTGAACAAATTCATTGGGCTTGTAGAAGCTTCTGTTGACCTTGACCAACTGGAGAACAGGGAATACATGATTTCTCCAAGCTATGACTCTACACTTGCTAACCTAAAGGAACAGCGAGAATTACTAGAGAGCCAAATACATAACTTGCATAGACAAACTGCTGATGATCTTGATCTGCCTATAGATAAGGCATTAAAGTTAGACAAAGGCACACAATTTGGACACGTTTTCAGAATCACAAAGAAGGAAGAGCCAAAGATAAGGAAGAAGCTCAATACCCAGTTTATTGTACTGGAAACCCGTAAAGATGGAGTGAAATTTACCAACACGAAGCTCAAAAAACTAGGGGATCAGTATCAACAAATTCTTGAGGAGTACAAAAATTGTCAAAAGAAGTTAGTTGATAAGGTAGTTCAAACAGCGACAACTTTTTCTGAGGTGAGTATATATGTAAAGCAAGTTTAGATTCAATTAATgcatagaaaaaaattgttttgttttatgtttctgATACTGCTTCAACATGCTTTCAGTCAAGCTGTATTAAGTACAATTTAAGCTAATCCAAACACACTTGTTATGTCTTAAGATTACTTTTTCTTCTGCTCTAAATTGAagaaatttttgttttgcagGTGTTTGAATCTTTAGCTGAAATAATCTCTGAATTGGATGTATTACTGAGCTTTGCTGATTTAGCTTCTAGTTGCCCGACGCCCTACACAAGGCCTGATATCACTCCATCGGTACATAGTTTGCTGTTTTCAAAATAACCAGATTCTTTTCATCTTGCATTTATCTCCCTTTTCTATTTATCCCTTGTTTTGGTTGGAGTTGTCTTTTTCAGAATGATGtttaatgttttcatttttattttaataggaTGAAGGAGATATTATCTTAGAAGGCTGCAGACACCCTTGCGTGGAAGCCCAAGATTGGGTGAATTTTATACCAAATGATTGTAAGCTTGTAAGTGTTAACGAGATCCATGGAATTTTATACCAAATGTTGATTTAAATTAGGAACTTATAAGttgattctttttatttttctttttgtaacaAACCAGGTCAGAGAAAAAACTTGGTTTCAAATAATAACGGGGCCTAACATGGGTGGTAAATCAACATTCATTCGGCAGGTGTGTATCTTCTATACCATTTTAGTGGAAAAATTAATCACTATTTAATTGGCTTGTGAATTTTATTGTCGGAGCTGACCTCCACCTTCTACTTTTGCACTGGTGTTTTTGTAGACATTTTATACCTCGTAATTCAGATATGAGCATTCTTGCT contains:
- the LOC114177191 gene encoding DNA mismatch repair protein MSH2, which gives rise to MAENVDLTNKLPELKLDSKQAQGFLSFFKTLPDDPRAIRLFDRRDYYTAHGDNATFIAKTYYHTTTAMRQLGNGSNALSSVTVSRNMFETIARDLLLDRTDHSLELYEGSGSNWRLVKTGTPGNIGSFEDVLFANSEMQDSPVIVALSLNFRENGCTIGLGFVDLTKRVLGMAEFLDNHFTNVESALVALGCKECLLPIESVKSTEYRMLCDVLTKCGVMLTEKKKYEFKARDLVQDLGRLVKGPIEPVRDFVSGFEYAPGALGALLSYAELLADESNYENYTLRRYNLDSYMRLDSAAMRALNVLESKTDANKNFSLFGLMNRTCTAGMGKRLLHIWLKQPLVDVAEINSRLDIVQAFVEDTVLRQDLRQHLKRISDIERLVHNLQKRRAGLQHIVKLYQSSIRLPFIKSALEIYDGQFSSVMRSRYLEPLHLWTDDEHLNKFIGLVEASVDLDQLENREYMISPSYDSTLANLKEQRELLESQIHNLHRQTADDLDLPIDKALKLDKGTQFGHVFRITKKEEPKIRKKLNTQFIVLETRKDGVKFTNTKLKKLGDQYQQILEEYKNCQKKLVDKVVQTATTFSEVFESLAEIISELDVLLSFADLASSCPTPYTRPDITPSDEGDIILEGCRHPCVEAQDWVNFIPNDCKLVREKTWFQIITGPNMGGKSTFIRQVGVNILMAQVGSFVPCDKASISVRDCIFARVGAGDCQLRGVSTFMQEMLETASILKGATEKSLIIIDELGRGTSTYDGFGLAWAICEHIVEVIKAPTLFATHFHELTALALENVSNDPQKQIVGVANYHVSAHIDSSTRKLTMLYKVEPGACDQSFGIHVAEFANFPESVVTLAREKAAELEDFSPPAASLTDTTQEVGSKRKRVFESDDVSQGTARARQFLETFVDLPLVTMDKMQALQEVRKLTENLEKDAENCNWLKQFL